TGGTCCCAGCTTATTTCGAAATAGTGTTTTGGTTAAAAAGTTTCATCTCTTAAACCATTCCATTTCtactttcatttaaataagGGTTACAGGTTAATAGTATGTAGTTGCAACAATATATAGTGACAATTGTGTTTTTGCTTTGACCATATACCTGAATTTTAGAGTTCCATCagcgtgtacatgtatatttccgCCGTTCCTGTTGAGGGTGGCCGGCTCGTGTATCCGGAATATGGTGTTCGCGTCTCCACCCGCGTTTCCACCCAGATCACCAATGTAGACGCAATTGCCGCTGCCACCCGTGCATTTACCGCAGGCGATATCTTCCCAGTCCTGCGCGGTGGCTCCGTCTATGGTGATGGTATTTAGGAGCGCCCCAGTTTTAGCGCTATTGGTGTATATCGAGAACACAAATAACTCAATTTAGTACAGTTTTCTTTCTGATATATCTTACGTGGTTCTTTTCGTTATTCCATTCAtttgcattttgattttaagacTTGTTGCGCGACGCAAACTTCCTTACATCGCGTCACGATGTACAAATGGATCAGGTGTTTGCTACTGTTGGCAAATTGTTAAACAGTTGAGCCAAGCCGAAAGAACAGTGTGATGGGAGATAGTGAGCTTGTTCTTCAACCAATATACCTGATAGCAAAGATTCTATGTGTATCTCCGGAGTCATTGTGCGTATACAGGACGTCCGCGTGCTGTCGACTGGCGCACACACCGGAAGCCTCCCTAATGCTGGAGGCGGTCACCGTGGCTTCTACATGACCTTGGGCGAATGTTGGtactgcagctttaaacataGTTTTTCCGATTCAGACGTGTTTGCCTTCAAGAACTTATTTTGtattagtttaataattataaatgtttcgAATTCCCTTTTTACGATGCTATCTCGTCGATTTAAAAGTCAACGGAACGTGTCATATGTGCTTGTGAAAATACGTTTGATTTCAAACATATGCTCACAGAATGTAGTGTATTTGACTATACACAACTTATATCTACcatgcatatttattgtaaattgtCTTACCGCGTTTGTCTGGCGAACAGTAAACAGTTAACCCTGTGCACAGAAATATGACCAACAAAGTGAGAGCCATCTTGAGCAATTCAGAATGAACAGATGCTCACGAATGTCTTATCTGGCGACAATGTCGTATTATATACGGAAAAGAAAATTGGTCGCTAAggcaaatattaattgattgttaGATTTTCATCACTTCTTTTCAAATGATGGGAGGGGTAAcattttgtttggtgttttgtatatttcttaGATGACTTTTTCACCTTTGAATCTGTTCATGCTCATTCTTATTGTATACATTTGCTTCAGGACAAACCACGACCACCATCATAACAGAAATCCTGCTTTaacatgtgaatgtttacatcAACACCAGCTGTAAGTTAAATAAGCCGTTCCCGAACAATACTGGACCGATACGCAAATACAGAATCCAGTTCAACATTCTTATTtgaatcaatataatttaaagggCGGCGGGAAAGAGAGGGATGAgaggggatgaaaatctagcaatggATTTATAGTCGCCTTAGTGTAAGGCATCTCGAAATGGAAAATGTATGGCACGACTAGTTGTGGCATCTATGAAAAGGATATTATATATAGTCATGGATAACTTCCATTTGAAAACCTAGCTAACCTACATTCGTGGGTACTTTTTAAAAGTATGATACAAAATGATGGTTGatgataaacatttgaaactctgaaaaccattgtttttaacTGTTACtattaaagctgtactctcacagatttaccgtttttacaactttttattttttgtcttggaaagaggagatttttgcgtgaatatctgcaaactaatgattaATGATTACTGACAAAAGACCAGAgtgcagatttgcatatttccgttaaaaaataaatgtgttatggcttacaaacagtttaagaaaaatgcataaaacatgagttctgaacttaaatatgaaattatgcgatcttatttttgtcagcagtcttatatcactggtttccatgaattttcgcaaaaattggcccgttccaagtcaaaaaataaaataaagttgtcaaaacgttcaatctgtgagagtgcagctttaaaacacttataaatTTAGAACAAAACATATTAGTCGTACTTCAGGCTCCATTTCATCGAAACTCCTTAAGTCCCCTATAATCGGATTAAGCTtttctcactatttttgtttcccCTATAATTCATgttatattttccttttacagagatttaagaatttaaataggaatcattttcatgataatcacaataaagaatggttcatttattgaaatcaaaatttaaatatgcattttggcttcttgaaataagctacttaagccagTTAAGcgtaagaagttttgagaaacgGAGGCCAGGTGATGTTTTCTAATCCCTTCGAAAACGAACGCATCTGAATTTCGGACCCTATGACGTTGAGTTTTACTATTAGGGaggcaaacgaatggcaaaacttatgttcgaatattcggttattctttcgatcgaatattcgattaccaaaatacatatttaagaaGATGTAGTTAACAGCTATAATTATTCGCTTAAGTAATAGCCGAGTCATTTTTCTCTACTTTGTCGTAGCCAGTGCGCGCGGCGGATTCCGATTTTTCCCAAATGAGCCTTTGATTTCTTTTCATTATCATGAcgaaaaaagcaatacattatgaacaaacaaacaacaaaatcttaaaattaCAATTCCGGGGCctttatatttctaaacaatgtgaaattagatggatccCTAGTCAAATAGCGTTTTGCACCAATGAAGAGCCTTTCCATAGAAAGAGCAGCCTCAAtctgagattgacctcttaattaactaaatataactatcCATTACAattcgggaactagtaaaataataaaacgaaaacaaacgTGGATTTGACTCATCGATTGTAAAACACTATAGGAAATGTATCATAAAACgctaaaatatacatttaaatttcaatgcacgAACATTGTAACGAAACATGGAAAACCGTTTAAAGTATATGTATGTcacaacattattgtagcacatggccttcatatcatcacggcgaattgagttatgtttattttgcagccaagacaacccATCGATGATGTTAAAGCCGATTCCaagccagttattgtaaaactAGGGGGACTCTTAATATAGTAGCTGACGATATGTTGGGTTTATTGTCATTACAATCACACCTCTGGCTTAAGGGATctatcgttgtaaaaacaagacaagcgaactttataaacaaaaacaggtttgtaggcaaaaggttttttattctctttttgcaccattttttcgaatattcgtataccgattttgacattcgaataccaaacgtttgatcgaatattccaaataagatgtaccacaattaacaCAGTTGCTTTAATTTACCCAATAGGATAAATAACTATTGAAAACAgcggttcttataaaggatagtttattttgaaaggaaGGTGCGGAGAACACGGTAAAacctgaaaggttaaaacacggcccatttcaccggctatccccggcatacccccggacctggtgggccgttgttacaattgactggtgcattaaaaaGTCACCCAATATATCATTTTGCTGACACCTCATGTGAAAGTTCTCGACCAATCAAAATTGCGTCTAAATGCCCGTTACGTAATGTTAGTTTATGAAGTGATGTAATACGTGCCGGAGTCATGATGACCGCCCCGATAGCTCAGAGGTAAAACGTTGGATGCTAATGCGGAAGGACGCGGGTTCAAACCCTGGCAGTGTCAAATcgaaatacttaaaaaaatggtAACAGTAGTTCCTTTGCCTAGCGATCAGCATTAAAATGCTAGTACTGGATATACTAAGCATTGGTTTAAACCTAAGACTAAGCAAGTAAAAGAACCAAGACGTCTCTTCTCTTTGCACCTTTCTAAAATCTGGATTTGACTTGGAAAGGCAGTCACTTGTTTTTCATGTCAATTATGTTATCTGAACACGATTTGTGATGACGTCACGACGGGTTTAAGCCATAGTGCAATCCAATACACTCAATAAAGAAACAGCCGGTAGCCTTTTCGAAAGGCTATGCTCAAGTGCTCTTGATTGGGCTCGAGCCCGTGTTCTCTTGGGCGAGGGATGGATAACATCACTTACACGTTTTTGTTCTGTATATCGACTTACAAGTATGTTGCtaacaagtatttttttctagGTTATGTTAACACATATATCACACACAAATTTAGTTATATATTTAGGCCGAACATTAAACAATCTTCAGGCAGAGAAAACATAGTTTTGTATTGTGTACATATAGATTTTTTAGGATATACGAATGAAAGTAGTCTTTGAGTGGTCGTTTTAATCATGATAAAACAATCGAAACAGAATTCATTGACCTTTTATTTGAGATGTCAAATCAACCAACAACTGGAATTGAATGAATTCTCTCATAGAACCACAGGGGTTGGTGGGTTCCTTCGCCGAGAGTGTAATACCCCCGAACATTCGGATGCCAGGCAATGGCTTCTCCCTGACGCTCGCGCTCGTACGGAAGTGATGAAGGCGATGACGTCATATGTTTCAAATAGTCACGATCAGGAACGTAGTAGTAGTTCACTTTGGTGATGGTTTTGATAAGAACCTGACGTTGTGAGGAAAGTCACTCGCCATTACATACAGCTTTCTaaatagtaaacaatatttgGAACATAGTTTATTGCGTGACTTCAATGACCTACAGACTTTGGGAAAAAATGCCAATTTTATCTTTGTGACATAAGGTCACTGACTTTTGCCCTTAAGAAGCCAATTTAAGTTGCAAGTCATTAACCTCCTACGTAAGAATTGCTATTCCAATTAGTGTCATATTTCTTAACAAAGAGTTTTTAAATAACatctatgtttcatttaaactgtACATATGTCTTAATCCTTTTAATCTATTTCTAGcttattttcatgtatttggTGTTAAAATTACGTTAAAATCAGCTAGAAAACGCTTTTTTGTAccaaatctgaaaaaaatactttgtagCTTTTTGAAAACGAAACATATACTACCTTAACGTGCATATTGTGTAGCCCAATTTTTTCACCTTAAATGACAgtgcattatttataaaatatacactgATGGTAGATTCTTgtcaacattgtttttaatatatacttaTGTAAAGACATCTCATACGTTTCAGATTTGGATTTAGAATTACACCAGTTCTCTAAGAAAAAGATTGTTTCCTGACAATGCTATAAGGCAGCAGGTGGCCTTGATAGTTTATTGGTTTGTAAATCACAAGTTTCAACACCTATTTTGTCCAACGATAAAGCTACAAGTATATGttattgatattctttttttagttttcGTAGTAAAATTTGTCGTGCTCAAACATAAAACGATACGTTTTTCGTTAGCAAAATCAGCAATTGAAAGGAAATAAATTCCCTTCTAAATGCTTAAGTATTGAATAACAAATAAGACATAAAACCTGTGCCATAAATGATTGCTTACGATTATAGtggtgtttttaaaa
The Mya arenaria isolate MELC-2E11 chromosome 12, ASM2691426v1 DNA segment above includes these coding regions:
- the LOC128211679 gene encoding uncharacterized protein LOC128211679 is translated as MALTLLVIFLCTGLTVYCSPDKRAAVPTFAQGHVEATVTASSIREASGVCASRQHADVLYTHNDSGDTHRIFAISAKTGALLNTITIDGATAQDWEDIACGKCTGGSGNCVYIGDLGGNAGGDANTIFRIHEPATLNRNGGNIHVHADGTLKFSWDQNNCETLMVDPKGEVYVLSKVGTGGKHPKLVHLPDSAWTAHHRVQVNEGIMIPHTHTFVGGDISPNGQEVLVKDHSHIYYWHVNNGNYYETLRTQEPSQVPYHVEPQGEAVAWDKDGSGYYTISEGQHPKIYYYRRTSAPVVG